Within the Glycine soja cultivar W05 chromosome 3, ASM419377v2, whole genome shotgun sequence genome, the region cttctatttttgtcgaacccagtgtttcctctaaatggtcatttagaaacgaaatgctaacatccaaaatctcatttatggttatgggagatttcatcagtagactctccttccccggtagacgcattgtttttcactcaaaaaagcatatgctgctctaaatcagttggaatatttgtctctttgctaaagcatgtttgcattttagtggagaaaacaccgagactttttcaagtctcacaagttatccagaactacgtaggtctgagttcctcattggaggatacgtaggagcaagagcctcgcttttgtcgaccacaccgccttttgttgccatgactcaagagctggtagcccgcggagacaccttacggttatccgcacctcgtcattcagtgaccccaagtgtgattcacgagcagagaccaatatggtcatctgcgccctttccggagatgtcagcattttccgatggagacttttcaagtctcacaagttatcaagaactacgtaggtctgaattcctcattggaggatacgtaggagcaagagccttgcttttgtcggccgccccataatctttgtcatactgaccctgaggtcatgtgacatgcacccttgtatcatccagaggcggcgggcccgatgatacgcggagataccttacggttatccgcacccttttgtcatccagaggcggcgggcccgatgacaagcagagaccaagtttggtcattctgcacccttgtatcatccagaggcggcgggcccgatgatacgcggagataccttacggttatccgcacccttttgtcatccagaggcggcgggcccgatgacaagcagagaccaagtttggtcattctgcacccttgtatcatccagaggcggcgggcccgatgatacgcggagataccttacggttatccgcacccttttgtcatccagaggcggcgggcccgatgacaagcagagaccaagtttggtcattctgcacccttgtatcatccagagtcggtgggcccgatgatacgcggagataccttacggttatccgcacccttttgtcatccagaggcggcaggcctgatgacaagcagagaccaagtttggtcattctgcacccttgtatcatccagaggcggcgggcccgatgatacgcggagataccttacggttatccgcacccttttgtcatccagaggcggcgggcccgatgacaagcagagaccaagtttggtcattctgcacccttgtatcatccagaggcggcgggcccgatgatacgcggagataccttacggttatccgcacccttttgtcatccagaggcggcgggcccgatgacaagcagagaccaaatttggtcattctgcacccttgtatcatccagaggcggcgggcccgatgatacgcggaaatacccgagtggttatccgtataaacattcttttgctatctgtaagacagaacgcttgatagcatgcagaggctgacatagtcttctgcaccttttgttcctccgggaacaacaagtcatttacatgcggaaatttcatggtcaccagcgactctcgtcaaccgagaggagcgaaattagtgtcatacactaattttcgtccggggacctttgcttgatgacatgcgacctttctttggtccttgtgaggtacttggcacccatcattaggcaatttgtgaaattccgggagcaacaagtcatttgcatgtggagattttatggtcacccgcgactctcgtcaaatcgagaggaacgaaattagtgtcttatctttactttccttttatctccaataaaagacaagtaaagaggggcaactgtcataccctaatttcgtccggggacctttgcttgatgacatgcgacctttctttggtccttgtgaggtgcttggcatccatcattaggcaatttgtgaaattccaggacatgccgaaaaaccaaaaaaatattgatgcacaattcgtaagtttccgtgacacaccggaaatcaaatggaagcatcgttgcataattaagtaaggttccgtaacattacggaaagaaaacaagtatcgttacgaaattcgtaagtttccgtaactttacgaaaaaagaatcaccaaaaaaaaagcagagggggtgtacttagtaaaatggggggtgcaaacagtaattttcaaatctgggcccttctagaggtttctgggcaatttcttgcttaaggttgaagtaacctagctcgcctgggcgagctgagctcgcctgggcgagctgagctcgcctgggcgagctagatggccaccacaccccccgttttgttgaaaaatgggattccggggcttccgggacacccgtaatgcttccgtaaaattcctataactctaaataagcataattaacttaatacgggtgagacggaagagaaaaaaagaagaaaatcaagtcctatatgcttccgtaaggcttccgtaacttttccgtaaattatgaaagaaggggtgaacttatcaaaattgggggggtgcaaatagcaatttcgaaattttgaattgggccttccagaacgttttttgaagctgggttgcttctggaggaagcaacccagctcgcctgggcgagctaagttcgcctgggcgagctaaggtcgcctgggcgagctaaggtcgcctgggcgagctgggcggcaacctcctccccctttttcctataaataggctgaagggggctgttctaaggatccctgagccccctggctatgtatttcagctgttttgggtgaaaaaaattgtttccgtgaagaaaatccaagccgaggtgcttccgtaacgcttccgagatgtttccgtaagcaaatccgtgaaggttttcgtccgttcttcatcgttcttcatccgttcttcgttcttcaacgggtaagttttcgaatccgagacttttaattcatttcttgttttttttaagctttcctctttatttcgttcattttcgatttcttttcttccgtctttaacgcgcttttaccgtttatttaagccgttttctcacctaataaatgataaaatgaatttcaaccgatcatttgtgttgtaatctcatttaatcacttttaaaatgaaatctaaccgatcgttcacgctataacctcggttaaacaaaaaaagtaaaataataataacataatcaaaatatcttgaaaaataataataaaataaacaaaatatctttgaataaaataaaacaaaaaaatcaatcggacgttttttctttggaagtttccttgaatgaattgattaataaccaaagtgaaactaagactaaaatagactcacaaatcaagttttgtccgaaaatcactaaaaaccgttttaaggtccaacgccttaaacggtcctctttgcttttatcggttaacatggaccgttcaaaagcataaaatcaacatgtaactttaccgcttttaaaagaactacgtaggtctgattttctcatcccaaattgaggaatacgtaggagcaaagggaaacacccttgtcgaccacaaaaagagaaaatataaaaagggtataaaggatatagagacataaaaagggaacataaaaaatcaaagtcatgtttgcacattcgattaaaggctgccgtcccttggggcggacgtatggggtgctaataccttccccgtgcgtaaatacaactcccgaacctttcacttaaaagttcgtagatcgcgtcttttccgatttttccgacgttttcctcaaataaacgttggtggcgactccgcgcgaaTTCCTTTCGTGgcacacgcatcccgcgagtcacgcgtcgccctcccgccgaagggtaggttgcgacaatggaGAGATAAATTACAAGAACAAATCCAAAAATGAGGAAATATACCATATGAGGATATACGTagtagaggaagaagaaaatcaGGAATCAGAATCAAAACAAGTGAATAATGATAAAGCCATAAAGCAAGGAGCCATAATGCAAGGCTACACTTATGTTTCGAGAGTCTGCAGCTAGACTTCATAGGAAAAGAAATGGTTTTTTCAAAATGTTATAGTTAACTTCATTTCTAATACTTTTAGAACTACTTAAGTGGTTTGTTTTACTTTAGGGACTATTTAGGAGAGGTTGTGAGAGTAATACCTCAAGCATGAAATTGATGGTTTACTCTTTGCTAGTTACTTGGATTTGGGACTTGGGggattgcatttttttaataacttatgtTAACGGATTCTGTGGTTATAGGTACCAGCATTTGAAATTATATCcaaaagatgaatctggtcccTAGTCTACGAAGAAACTCGTGGTTGTTGAATCTTATAACGAGATTGTTTTCCCTGAACCCTCAGAGGTTTTTCTTGCACGTGTACAGAATCATCCTACTGTTAATGTGCCTAGGCTTCTTGCTGGTTTGAATTTATCAAGTCTTGGTACTTTCCTTTCAATGTTATTCCTATTCCTACTAGTAGtagtatttaagttttttacCCTTCAGATTTTTTCTTTAAGCTTTCCCTTGTTTTGGTTTCTGCAGTACCAAGCAATGCTGTGGATGATAAGGAGAGGTGACACCAAAGATCATCCTCTAACCCAATGGTTCTTGAACTTCTCTGAGGCTGATGAGCTCTTAAAACTTGCAGCAGCTCGCCAGCAGGTTATGGTTTCTTTATTCAATTATTCTATCATGCCTTGTCACTAGGGATTTATTAATGGCTTTTATTCTGCATTAGTTATTATGCAGATGCTATGCTATAGCGCTTTCTTTTGTTCCTtaaagtaatattattttatgcagCTATGGGGATTACCATCTGAAAGTAAATATAATCAATTCACTGATCCATTCCTGATGTGCAACTAATGAAGATAATCTTCTAACAAAtgagatagtttttttttgtttgcattCTTTTTGTATTTAGTCTAGGAGGCTTTTATTTGATGGTGAAACCTAATGGATTAGTTCATGGTTTTCTCACcaaatgttttatttctttGGTACTATTTTGGATGCATATGTAGTGAGCACGAAGTTAACTACTGCAGTTACACAAGGTCAATAGTTTTACAAACACAGTATTTCTCCAAAAAATAGCCAGAAAAGTGTAACATGATTAACCAAAAGAATGGTCAAAAGAATGCCAGCTAATATATTTCAAATCTAAGATCATTAACCATGCTCAAAGTAGATGAccccaaattataattattcctTTAATCATGCTCAACCAGATGCAACAACTTCAAAGGTAGCAACAATTTCATCAAGTAGAAGCTAGGCAACAAAGTTCTATTAATCTAGCTTCCTCTTGAAGATATAAACAATGGACTAAACATAAATAACATGCAGCAAGTTAATTTTGAACAAAGAGACATACCTATGGAAGATTTTAATGGGATGCAAGAACTTGTTGGATCTTCAGGAACTTCACaggaaaactaacaaaatattGTCACAAGAACTTGTGACAAGTAACAAAATATTGTCACACCTAACCAAGTTTCAGAAAAGTAAACATCTCATCAACATATTTCaatctaaaattttgttttaaaaattcaaacaagGAGAGTTGTACAGAAACCTTGAAGGTaaattatgtgtgtgtgtgtgtgtgtgaactaAAAAATTTTATCTCTCAGAGGGCTAATTTATCTAAACAAAATCTTTCAGGGACCAAAAACAGTCACTTTCTAGGACCAAATTGCATGTTAGCTTGTATATGTATCCATCTTGGGTCTGCTGTCATACACATGAAACTTTTTAATACACATACCAAACTTGGATGCACTTCCAATTTCCATAAAACCTAAGTAAAAGAAATGTTTTGAGTTTCCCAATAAAGCCTTTAGTTTATGAAGAAGGGgtattcatttatctttttgATGATACAGCCAAGCCAACTTTGGACTGGCcaacaaggaaaaaaatagcTTTAGGAGCTGGAAGAGGCTTGCTATATTTGCACGAACAGTGTGATCCAAAGATTATTCATAGGGATGTGAAGGCAAAAAATATCTTGCTTGATGATTATTGTGAGGCTGTGGTGGGAGATTTTGGGTTGGCAAAGCTATTAGACCACATGGATTCATATGTGACAACAACAGTGAGAGGCACTGTGGGGGCACATAGCCCCTGAGTATCTCTCTACATGCCAATCTTCTGAGAAAATAATGTGTTTGGGTTTGGAATTCTTATTCTTGAATTGATATCTGGCCAAAGAGCTATTGACTTTGGGAAAGCAGCAAGTGAAGAGATTCAGGTTCTTCAAGAGCAAATGAAAGAAGCACATGCTTCTGAGATGGATTCAGTGAGACGAATAACTTTGGAGATCAAAGAAGCCACAAAAACACTTTAGGAAAAGAATCTGATAAAATTATTGAGATAGAAATGAAGATCAAACAACTTTCATTTGAGACAGAAACCGCAAGAAGGGAAGAGAAGGAAATGAGATCCAAAACACAAGAGCTGAAGCAAGAAGCTGAAAAATCCAAAGCAGTGGCAAAAGAACTAGAGAAGAAACTAGAGCTTTACCTACAACAAGCTGAGGGTGCAAAAGCATCAGAATAAAGAGCCATtgaggagatgaagatgaagacatgATTGACAGAACATAAACAACAACAATGGCTCAGGTTCAACCAATCAACAAAAAGAGGAATGAAGTGGATAGAAAGGTGGAGGCAAACCTTAAAGAAATTGAGGAAATAAAAGTTGCAACTGATATGGCTTTGAGGAATGTAGAAATGGTAGATTCTGCAAAGGTTGTAGTTAAGGGTGAACTGAGGCTTGTTGAAGAAcaatgtgtgtgttttttttttccactttcattattatttttctttaatttgagaTGTTATATGACTTAAGTtacaagtttattttttaaccagctttatatcaaaattacatCTTTAATCATTTATCTGATCTATAAAAGATGttattaataacaaaagaaaatgagtgtTTTTGAGCAAAACTAGCAGCAACTGAGGCTCAAAGGAAGAGTATTTCATATGCATCATAGGAAAAGTGCGATGAGGAATACccttttcattagattttgcAATGTTTTCAGGCACCAACGGTCTATGTGTAGAGATGACTACTTGGGCAGGGCATGACTGTATAATTTATGTTGTCCTTGGCCATTGAATTAAGTTTGCCCTTGATTGTATAATTTATCATTGTATAATTTATGCTAAAAGCACAATTTTCCTAATTGCCAAGGCTTATGTTGTTGTCAATGACCCCTGTTATCATCAACTTATGATTCACTGCTATATATAAACAGATCAAGGGAGGGACCTATTATCCCATTACTGTCAAAAGGGTACAACAGATTTCAGCTCAGTGCAAATTGCCCTACATATAACTTGTTCATTATGTGCTACAGTTTTTTCTGCCATTCTACTTAAGGACAATGTTTCAATTGAAATCATAGAAGCAAGAAATGAAAGACATAtttattgtgatgctgattgggcaaGCTATCCTACAGGCCGACGCTCTACTAGTATGGGAAAAAATAGCTGTAATGATCAAGTATATCAATAGTGATTGGCTCAACAATCCAAATACTACTTTGTGAACACTCTTAGGGAAGTAATCAAATTATTCCAGCCAGAGAGTGATCTGAATCAACCAATTTTAGTCCAGGATGAGGAACTAAAACCTAGGTGGCTATAAAATAGAAGCCAAGACGAAGGTATAGAAACTGAAACAATGGAGATGGAAAAGATTCTAAGCATAGTCAAACATTGACCCAATAGTGAGGAAActggaaatcaaaaaaattgaGGTAGTGGACACATAAGCAATGGACATTGAGGGGCTGTTGGAGATGATCTTAAAATCATTatgtcaagaagtttggaagAGGGATGAAACATTATCAAGGAAAAGGGGATGAAATTTAGGAAGACTACAACTTGAGTAATAAAGTTAACAAACATTGCATGGGGGGAAGTTGCAATCAGCAAGCAGAACAGAATAAGGTCAGTCATGAGCAAACAATTGATGGACTCCAAAAGTCCATACAACAaccattgattaaaaatttgatacaaACCCAAGGCCGAAGACCACCAAAGATTATGAAAGAGGAAAGCAGAGTGCAGGTGTAAGGCAACAAAATGAGGTGTGATGCACGTAACCTAAGTGAAATTAAAGGGGGGAAAGTGAAACTAAATGCCAAGCTGGTAGAAAGTTAGAAGGGGTGCATGTGCTCAGAgagaatataaacatataaGGAGGGATATGTGTTGGGAGTGGAGAATTATTTTGGACTAGTGGGAGAGACTAGGCCTCTCAAAAGCCTAGAgctacttcttttttttttttatctccattTCACCATTCACCATTGTATGTGTTGTCACTATCAGGTCCTGGATCACTTTGATCAGACCTCCATCTAAATAGTAGAGTGTTTTCATTTCACTTCTCATTTATGATTTGCTAGTCCCTATCAGTTGGTATGTAGCAAGGGCTCCCTATTTACTATTCTAATTCCAAGTTCTTATCAAAATAACTATTACAACTAAAAAGCCAAAATAACATAAGACATGTCTGAAACTTGcaaaatattatatcaaaatatatgacaccattaaatttcaaaatagaaaattgaCTTCAATAAATACTAATACACAAGGAGAAATGCATAGAGCAACTACACACAGGAAACAAGATCAATGCCATTACCTTCAAACAAAATCAATGTCATTTTGTTCGACTACAATTGAAATCAACATACATGTATAACATCAAATTATTTTGaacttaattagaaaataaggaAATCAAAAAATCACCTCACAAATGAAACTGCTAATGTATAGAAACAGAGCAGATAtgcaaaaatgaaatgaaagcacGAATATGTTGCTACATATACCCTCAACAATGAACAACTAATATAGCCTAGTGTCATGAATAAACAGTTAATCACCCAAAAAACCTAGAAGGAATGTATCTTCGAGTAAGTGATGAACAGGATGCTCAGAAGCCTTTTCAGAAGTCCAAGATGCTCACAATCTGAAAAGAACCAGCCACGAGGGAATGCTCAACGAAATGTACCTCAGCGAATGCTCACAAGACATGAAACAAGTAGAGGGAATGCTCAGAATTAGAAAAGATTAAGCGACAATGAGGGAAGCGACAATGAGGGAAGCAGGCATGAGGATGCTCACCAGACTAGTTGCAGGTTCACTTGGGTGATAAAGAGATGGCGGTGACGAGTCGC harbors:
- the LOC114405126 gene encoding protein NSP-INTERACTING KINASE 1-like, translated to MLLQEEEKEKEEEEEYQAMLWMIRRGDTKDHPLTQWFLNFSEADELLKLAAARQQCDPKIIHRDVKAKNILLDDYCEAVVGDFGLAKLLDHMDSYVTTTVRGTVGAHSP